A window of the Coprobacter fastidiosus genome harbors these coding sequences:
- a CDS encoding DUF4118 domain-containing protein, which translates to MNKVFRFKPQKRLSLLNPERKTKGQLTLFFGMCMGIGKTHLMLQEGIHLIKDGFDVVLANYNSHGNKEIERLAAQIEQIPLKKNGEINLDYIIKRDPQIVLIDEMAHQNPNGSRHKHRHQDIEELLDDGIHVYTTLSVLQLESKAYSVQENTEYYTTCTVPDILFELAEKVHYIDASPQEIAKRFLDKSIYLDQHLGEHYRKAFFSIKNLHLLQRLCKQMMAFRRNEKQRQYLYEHHMQEDTITGVKLLISINESPHMESFIRRSKNLSYTLGVPLYAVYFDSTGQLTNKEQEQLNKNISMAYRLGVFVIRSTGENWVSSMLDVIRIEKITHLIFERLPNEKYIKRIFRRSELDRLISKCKNLDIYILSNESILERKKKFFQINTSGFKTSIWNYIKSATITLSAVAILSPFIGMVSEVSSGYIFLIILALQSIYFSTGPILLSALLSAGVYDIFFTIPYGTPSLSSPDDWLQFFMFLAIPFINIMLATRLRKQEQQSRKRERISNTMFNFSKHLSTASGINSILEISAKAINDSFKLKCAFILKNNKGGLSNSTSPHSNFTLTSNEFKVAQWVFDKGKQAGKSTENYMHEEHTFYPLNSLKMKMGVVVLEFKKLFDAEEELLWLTLKRQISNALEREYLNDMARQASILSESDRLYKTLFNSISHELRIPVTSILSASETLKEIEQGISKDIGEEIYMAAQRLHRLIENLLSMSRLDSGRLSPRFDWYDVHDLVNSVTGLLKNELKEYDLSINIPDDMPLVRIDFGLIEQVLYNLLYNITVYVPSHTLIELDFQHDGTNFCISITDYGKGFADKDLPYIFNKFYRGESGITGGSGLGLSIVKGYIDIHKGQVEASNVTGKGANIFIRIPSMLPLIDNF; encoded by the coding sequence ATGAATAAAGTTTTTCGATTCAAACCTCAAAAGAGACTCAGCTTACTCAACCCTGAGCGAAAAACAAAAGGACAACTAACCTTGTTCTTCGGAATGTGTATGGGTATAGGGAAAACCCACTTGATGCTACAAGAAGGTATCCATTTGATAAAAGACGGTTTCGATGTCGTTCTGGCAAATTATAACTCGCACGGAAACAAAGAGATAGAACGGTTAGCGGCACAAATAGAGCAAATCCCACTAAAAAAGAACGGAGAAATAAATCTCGACTATATAATCAAACGCGATCCTCAAATTGTTCTGATAGATGAAATGGCCCATCAAAATCCCAACGGCAGCCGACATAAACATCGACATCAAGATATAGAGGAACTGCTCGACGACGGAATACACGTATATACAACTCTAAGTGTACTGCAATTAGAAAGCAAAGCCTATTCTGTTCAGGAAAATACCGAATATTACACTACATGTACCGTTCCGGATATTCTATTCGAGCTGGCAGAAAAGGTGCATTATATAGATGCGTCTCCCCAAGAAATAGCAAAACGATTTCTCGACAAAAGTATCTATCTCGACCAACATTTAGGAGAGCATTATCGAAAAGCATTTTTTTCGATCAAGAACCTGCATTTGTTACAACGCCTTTGCAAACAAATGATGGCATTCCGCCGAAATGAAAAACAACGCCAGTACCTTTATGAGCACCATATGCAAGAAGACACTATTACCGGAGTAAAATTATTGATCTCCATTAATGAAAGTCCGCATATGGAAAGTTTTATCCGAAGATCAAAAAATCTATCCTACACCTTAGGGGTTCCTCTCTATGCCGTATATTTCGACTCTACAGGACAACTGACAAATAAAGAACAAGAACAACTCAATAAAAACATCAGCATGGCCTACCGATTAGGTGTATTTGTTATCCGGTCAACAGGTGAGAACTGGGTATCGAGCATGCTGGATGTAATCCGTATCGAAAAAATTACACATTTAATTTTCGAGAGACTTCCGAACGAAAAATATATAAAGCGAATTTTCAGACGAAGCGAACTGGATCGTCTTATCTCCAAATGTAAGAATCTCGATATTTACATTCTTTCGAACGAGAGTATTCTTGAGCGGAAAAAGAAATTTTTCCAAATCAATACATCGGGGTTCAAGACCTCGATCTGGAACTATATAAAATCGGCGACAATAACATTATCTGCAGTAGCCATACTGAGTCCCTTTATCGGAATGGTAAGTGAAGTATCATCCGGATACATATTCCTTATTATTCTTGCATTACAGTCTATCTATTTCTCAACCGGACCGATCCTTTTATCGGCTTTGCTGAGTGCAGGAGTATATGATATATTCTTTACTATCCCTTACGGCACACCATCCCTTTCCTCTCCTGACGACTGGCTACAATTTTTTATGTTCCTTGCTATCCCGTTTATCAATATCATGTTGGCTACCCGATTAAGAAAACAAGAACAGCAAAGCCGAAAAAGAGAACGGATATCAAACACCATGTTTAATTTTTCAAAACACCTTAGTACCGCCAGCGGAATTAACTCGATTCTCGAAATATCAGCAAAAGCTATCAACGATAGCTTCAAACTAAAATGTGCATTTATCTTGAAAAACAATAAAGGAGGATTAAGCAATTCTACCTCGCCTCACAGTAATTTCACACTTACCAGCAATGAGTTTAAAGTTGCACAATGGGTTTTTGACAAGGGGAAACAAGCTGGTAAGTCAACAGAAAATTATATGCATGAAGAACACACATTCTATCCGCTCAACAGCCTTAAAATGAAAATGGGAGTCGTCGTTCTCGAATTTAAAAAATTATTCGATGCCGAAGAAGAGCTACTGTGGCTTACGTTGAAAAGGCAAATCTCAAATGCACTTGAACGGGAATATTTGAACGATATGGCCAGACAAGCCTCTATATTAAGCGAATCAGACCGATTGTATAAGACTCTTTTCAACTCTATATCTCATGAATTACGTATTCCGGTAACCTCGATTCTTTCTGCTTCTGAAACCTTGAAAGAGATAGAACAAGGTATCAGCAAGGATATAGGTGAAGAAATTTATATGGCTGCCCAAAGACTACACCGGCTTATCGAGAATCTGCTCAGTATGTCGAGATTAGATTCCGGCAGGCTTTCTCCTCGTTTCGACTGGTACGATGTACATGATCTTGTAAATTCGGTAACCGGGTTACTCAAAAACGAACTAAAAGAATATGATCTTTCTATAAATATTCCGGACGATATGCCTTTGGTACGCATTGATTTCGGACTCATCGAACAGGTGTTGTACAATTTATTATACAATATCACAGTATATGTCCCGTCTCATACATTGATCGAATTAGATTTCCAGCACGACGGAACAAATTTCTGCATATCTATTACCGACTACGGGAAAGGATTTGCAGACAAAGATTTACCCTACATCTTCAACAAATTCTACCGGGGTGAATCGGGAATTACAGGAGGATCGGGTCTCGGATTATCCATTGTCAAAGGATACATAGATATCCACAAAGGTCAGGTAGAAGCCAGTAATGTTACCGGAAAAGGAGCAAATATTTTCATCCGTATTCCCAGTATGTTACCTTTGATAGATAATTTTTGA